From a single Candoia aspera isolate rCanAsp1 chromosome 2, rCanAsp1.hap2, whole genome shotgun sequence genomic region:
- the TIMP2 gene encoding metalloproteinase inhibitor 2 isoform X1 has product MSATLPSLLASLAVLLLGRMDRLADACSCSPVHPQQAFCNADVVIRAKAVSEKEVDSGNDIYGNPIKRIQYEIKQIKMFKGPEQDIEFIFTAPSSAVCGVTLDVGGKKEYLIAGKSEGNGRMHITLCDFIIPWDSLSATQKKSLNQRYQMGCECKISRCPSIPCYVSAQDECLWTDWVTEKNINGRQAKHYACIKRSDGSCAWYRGVAPPKQEFLDIEDP; this is encoded by the exons ATGAGTGCTACGCTCCCGAGCCTCCTGGCCTCGCTGGCCGTCTTGCTCCTGGGGAGGATGGACCGTCTTGCCGACGCCTGCAGCTGCTCCCCGGTGCATCCGCAACAGGCGTTTTGCAATGCAGATGTAG TGATCAGAGCAAAGGCTGTCTCTGAAAAAGAGGTGGACTCTGGGAATGACATCTATGGAAACCCCATTAAACGCATCCAGTATGAGATCAAACAGATAAAG ATGTTTAAAGGGCCAGAACAGGACATTGAATTCATCTTCACAGCTCCCTCCTCAGCAGTTTGTGGAGTGACACTGGATGTTGGTGGCAAGAAGGAATATCTCATTGCAG GGAAATCGGAGGGCAATGGCAGGATGCACATCACCCTGTGTGACTTCATCATTCCTTGGGATTCCCTCAGTGCCACCCAGAAGAAGAGTCTCAACCAGCGGTACCAGATGGGCTGTGAATGCAAG attTCCCGCTGCCCTTCCATCCCCTGCTATGTCTCTGCTCAGGATGAGTGTCTGTGGACTGACTGGGTGACAGAGAAGAACATCAATGGGCGGCAGGCAAAACACTATGCCTGCATCAAGCGGAGTGATGGTTCCTGTGCGTGGTACCGTGGAGTGGCTCCCCCTAAACAGGAGTTCCTTGACATTGAGGATCCTTGA
- the TIMP2 gene encoding metalloproteinase inhibitor 2 isoform X2, which translates to MFKGPEQDIEFIFTAPSSAVCGVTLDVGGKKEYLIAGKSEGNGRMHITLCDFIIPWDSLSATQKKSLNQRYQMGCECKISRCPSIPCYVSAQDECLWTDWVTEKNINGRQAKHYACIKRSDGSCAWYRGVAPPKQEFLDIEDP; encoded by the exons ATGTTTAAAGGGCCAGAACAGGACATTGAATTCATCTTCACAGCTCCCTCCTCAGCAGTTTGTGGAGTGACACTGGATGTTGGTGGCAAGAAGGAATATCTCATTGCAG GGAAATCGGAGGGCAATGGCAGGATGCACATCACCCTGTGTGACTTCATCATTCCTTGGGATTCCCTCAGTGCCACCCAGAAGAAGAGTCTCAACCAGCGGTACCAGATGGGCTGTGAATGCAAG attTCCCGCTGCCCTTCCATCCCCTGCTATGTCTCTGCTCAGGATGAGTGTCTGTGGACTGACTGGGTGACAGAGAAGAACATCAATGGGCGGCAGGCAAAACACTATGCCTGCATCAAGCGGAGTGATGGTTCCTGTGCGTGGTACCGTGGAGTGGCTCCCCCTAAACAGGAGTTCCTTGACATTGAGGATCCTTGA